The proteins below are encoded in one region of Brachyspira intermedia PWS/A:
- a CDS encoding phage-like protein: MSRKKITEEQSNDTNIIDTAIEIENKERISKEITIEEVEKTYFTDTYDYSRVVEEIKFYQEQAGNAFIEMGKRLLRIKAHEEHGMFMLALEELNIASRTASYAMVAARRFSNSQSIANLGTTKMIALTVLEDEEVKELEDTNQIFGMTFDEIDKMSVRELKKNLREAKEKNKQDREALENVIKQKEEKNNELERQIRGLDPISAERLAQEKCEEISKDFLKKIASIEMDFFSLKQMMNAVQSIEGINLVIIEEFQERFSNAFANLEKERQNFYDIYDNPHVYSREEQLELGIIKNYGDNMKDEKRYYID, encoded by the coding sequence ATGTCACGTAAAAAAATAACAGAAGAACAATCAAATGATACAAATATAATTGATACAGCCATAGAAATTGAGAATAAAGAAAGAATATCAAAAGAAATCACTATTGAAGAAGTAGAAAAAACATATTTTACAGATACTTATGATTATTCAAGAGTTGTTGAAGAAATAAAGTTTTATCAGGAACAGGCAGGAAATGCATTCATAGAAATGGGTAAAAGACTTTTAAGAATAAAAGCACATGAGGAACATGGTATGTTTATGCTTGCTTTGGAAGAATTAAATATTGCAAGCAGAACGGCAAGTTATGCTATGGTTGCTGCTAGAAGATTTTCAAATTCGCAATCGATTGCGAATTTGGGTACTACAAAAATGATAGCTTTAACAGTATTAGAAGATGAAGAAGTAAAAGAGCTTGAAGATACTAATCAAATATTCGGAATGACTTTTGATGAAATAGATAAAATGTCTGTACGGGAATTAAAGAAAAATTTGAGAGAAGCTAAAGAAAAAAATAAACAGGATAGAGAAGCTCTTGAAAATGTAATAAAACAGAAAGAAGAAAAAAATAATGAGCTTGAAAGACAAATTAGAGGTTTAGATCCGATAAGTGCTGAAAGGTTAGCTCAGGAAAAATGCGAAGAAATATCTAAAGATTTCCTAAAAAAGATAGCAAGTATTGAGATGGATTTTTTCTCATTAAAACAAATGATGAATGCAGTACAATCTATAGAAGGAATAAATCTTGTAATTATTGAAGAGTTTCAGGAAAGATTTTCAAATGCTTTTGCTAATTTAGAAAAAGAAAGACAAAATTTTTATGATATATATGATAACCCTCATGTATATTCAAGAGAAGAACAGCTTGAACTCGGTATTATAAAAAATTACGGTGATAATATGAAAGATGAAAAAAGATATTATATAGATTAA